The Helianthus annuus cultivar XRQ/B chromosome 16, HanXRQr2.0-SUNRISE, whole genome shotgun sequence genome includes a window with the following:
- the LOC110917211 gene encoding 3-phosphoshikimate 1-carboxyvinyltransferase 2 has translation MAIHINNISNFTSNLTNTHNPNPSSKSSPSSFLSFGSNFNNPMMNLASVSCKQNDQKRSLAVAASVATTQKTSTAPEEIVLKPIKEISGTVNLPGSKSLSNRILLLAALAEGTTVVDNLLNSDDVHYMLGALRALGLNVEENGEIKRATVEGCGGVFPVGKEAKDEIQLFLGNAGTAMRPLTAAVTAAGGNSSYILDGVPRMRERPIGDLVTGLKQLGADVDCFLGTNCPPVRVAANGGLPGGKVKLSGSISSQYLTALLMAAPLALGDVEIEIIDKLISVPYVEMTLKLMERFGVSVEHSDSWDKFYVRGGQKYKSPGNAYVEGDASSASYFLAGAAITGGTVTVEGCGTSSLQGDVKFAEVLGQMGAEVTWTENSVTVRGPPRNASGRGHLRPVDVNMNKMPDVAMTLAVVALYADGPTAIRDVASWRVKETERMIAICTELRKLGATVEEGPDYCVITPPEKLNVTAIDTYDDHRMAMAFSLAACADVPVTIKDPGCTRKTFPDYFEVLERFTKH, from the exons ATGGCGATTCACATCAACAACATATCCAATTTCACTTCCAACCTAACCAACACCCACAACCCAAACCCCTCTTCCAAATCTTCCCCATCATCTTTCTTATCATTTGGGTCCAATTTCAACAACCCTATGATGAATCTTGCATCTGTTTCTTGCAAGCAAAATGATCAAAAAAGATCACTTGCTGTTGCAGCCTCTGTTGCTACTACCCAGAAGACCTCCACTGCACCTGAGGAGATTGTGTTGAAACCCATTAAAGAGATTTCTGGAACTGTTAATTTACCCGGATCCAAGTCTCTTTCCAATCGGATCCTTCTTCTTGCTGCTCTTGCTGAG GGGACTACTGTTGTAGACAACTTATTGAATAGTGATGATGTTCATTATATGCTTGGGGCATTGAGAGCTCTAGGGTTGAATGTTGAGGAAAATGGTGAGATTAAAAGAGCAACTGTAGAAGGGTGCGGTGGTGTGTTTCCGGTGGGTAAAGAAGCTAAGGATGAAATCCAGCTTTTTCTTGGAAACGCCGGAACTGCTATGCGTCCCTTGACTGCTGCAGTTACCGCTGCTGGTGGAAACTCAAg CTACATACTAGATGGTGTTCCCCGGATGAGAGAGAGGCCGATTGGTGATTTAGTTACGGGTCTTAAACAACTTGGTGCAGACGTCGATTGCTTTCTTGGTACAAATTGTCCACCCGTTCGTGTAGCTGCCAATGGAGGCCTTCCCGGTGGAAAG GTCAAACTGTCGGGATCAATTAGTAGTCAATACTTGACCGCTTTGCTTATGGCGGCTCCCCTTGCACTGGGAGACGTAGAGATAGAAATTATAGATAAATTAATATCGGTACCTTACGTAGAGATGACACTGAAACTGATGGAACGGTTCGGTGTTTCTGTAGAACATAGTGATAGTTGGGACAAGTTTTATGTCCGAGGTGGTCAAAAGTACAA GTCACCTGGAAATGCTTACGTAGAAGGTGATGCTTCAAGCGCAAGTTACTTCTTAGCTGGTGCCGCCATCACCGGCGGCACTGTTACGGTTGAAGGTTGTGGGACAAGCAGTTTACAG GGGGATGTGAAGTTTGCTGAGGTCCTTGGACAAATGGGTGCGGAAGTAACCTGGACAGAGAACTCGGTGACAGTGAGGGGCCCACCAAGGAACGCTTCCGGAAGGGGACACTTGCGTCCAGTAGACGTTAACATGAACAAAATGCCAGATGTCGCCATGACTCTTGCTGTCGTTGCCCTTTATGCTGACGGTCCCACAGCCATTAGAGACG TGGCTAGCTGGAGAGTAAAAGAAACCGAAAGGATGATTGCCATTTGCACAGAACTAAGAAAG TTAGGAGCAACAGTCGAAGAAGGTCCAGATTATTGTGTGATCACTCCGCCAGAGAAGTTGAACGTGACAGCCATCGACACGTATGATGATCACAGAATGGCCATGGCGTTCTCCCTTGCCGCATGCGCAGACGTTCCAGTTACTATCAAGGACCCCGGCTGCACCCGTAAGACCTTCCCAGACTACTTTGAAGTTCTTGAAAGATTCACCAAACACTAA